The genomic window CGCGTATGCGTCGGTATGACGCGCTTACGAGGACAATTATATTACGGCGGCGTCGTCTGCGCACGGCAAGCGCAGACATTCAAAGGAGGAATATCCGTGGCTTCAAAGCTCGCCCCAACCAGAGGGAATCTCGTCAAGCTCACCAAGGACATGGCGATGGCGCAGTCGGGGCACGACCTCCTGGACCAGAAGCGCCAGGTGCTGATGATGGAGCTCGTCCGCTACATCGACTCCGCTAAGAAGATACAGGAGGATGTGGCGAAGATATTCCAGGACGCTTACGACGCTTTGCAGAAAGCGAACGTCTCTCTCGGCATCGACACCGTCGGCGACATTTCCGAATCTATCCCTATAACGACGGACATAACGGTGCGCCTGCACTCCATCATGGGAGTCGAGATACCGGACATCGACCCGCTGAACGGCGAGGCGATACCGAGCTACTCCTTCCACGGGTCGTCGGGCGCGATGGACGCGGCCTACGCAAAGTTCCGCCGCGTCATGGTGCTCCTGGCGCAGCTTGCGGAGATAGAGACGAGCGTCTACCGCCTCGCGGTGCAGATACGCAAAACGCACAGGCGGGTCAACGCGCTCGAGAAGGTCGTCATACCGAGGGACAAGGCCGAGATACGGTTCATAACCGACGTGCTGGAAGAGAGCGACCGCGAAGACTTTACGCGTATGAAGCTCGCTCAGAAGAAAGTTAAAGAATAACAGCCTTCACCCCAAAGGAGGGATTTTTGCAATGAGTACTCTTCAGGAAGTCCTGGCAGTCCTGCTGGGAGCAGAATCGGAAGCGAAACGCATAGTTGGCGACTCGAAGAACGAGGCCGAGTCTATGCTGCAGACGACGCAGGAAAAATTCGCGTCGGAGCGCACGGGCCGCATGGCCGCGGCTCGAGGACAGGCCAAGGACGTAATGGAGGCCGCCCTCAGCTCGGCGAAGACAG from Cloacibacillus sp. An23 includes these protein-coding regions:
- a CDS encoding V-type ATP synthase subunit D; this translates as MASKLAPTRGNLVKLTKDMAMAQSGHDLLDQKRQVLMMELVRYIDSAKKIQEDVAKIFQDAYDALQKANVSLGIDTVGDISESIPITTDITVRLHSIMGVEIPDIDPLNGEAIPSYSFHGSSGAMDAAYAKFRRVMVLLAQLAEIETSVYRLAVQIRKTHRRVNALEKVVIPRDKAEIRFITDVLEESDREDFTRMKLAQKKVKE